In one window of Flavobacterium ginsengisoli DNA:
- a CDS encoding DUF3098 domain-containing protein, whose translation MKNNNNKEEQQVQKQEFLFDSINYKILLIGIVVIALGFILMSGGGSKDPNVFNEDIFNFRRIRLAPTTVLIGFGITIYSIFKKSK comes from the coding sequence ATGAAAAACAACAATAATAAAGAAGAACAACAAGTTCAAAAACAGGAATTCCTTTTTGACAGCATCAATTATAAAATTTTATTAATTGGTATTGTTGTAATTGCGCTAGGATTTATTTTAATGTCTGGTGGAGGAAGTAAAGATCCGAATGTTTTTAACGAAGACATTTTCAACTTTAGACGTATTCGTTTAGCCCCAACAACTGTTTTAATCGGTTTTGGAATCACGATTTATTCTATATTCAAAAAATCAAAATAA
- a CDS encoding TonB-dependent receptor plug domain-containing protein, producing the protein MARFTTFDLGAVDVSKGFSSVLYGPNSLGGAINLVSRKPSKKLEYDAALGMINENGYRGNVNIGSKIGKFYFQGGFSYLDRDSFRMSSSFVPTANENGGQRDNSYRTDQKISFKVGWTPTEKSEYAIGYINQQGEKGNPVYTGYDTQNSLLLKPRYWQWPNWDKESFYFISNSAFDDKNSFKTRLYFDRFKNTLDSYDDSSYSTQTKPYAFESIYNDYTFGGNLEYNTKIIPKNDLKFAFQFKEDVHRENNLGEPVRHFIDNTVLIGIEDVYKVNSKFTVIPGVSYNIRKNLEAEDYNSTTKTISDFPDAGASDAFNAQVGLFYQLNNQQKLGATISQKTRFATIKDRYSYRMGTAIPNPDLKPEKAINYELNYTTNLFEKITFQTALFYSSLSDAILSVSNVEPGKSQMQNFGEADYKGIEAQLNYAILENLSLNLNYTYIERKNITNPNIHFTDVPNTKVMGTLEYSPIKILRLIANTEFNSPRFSTSYGARVPDYTLLNLYVSGKISKNFSLDAGLNNIFDRNYSLVEGYPEEGRNFFVTLRFFN; encoded by the coding sequence TTGGCCAGATTTACCACTTTTGATTTAGGCGCAGTAGATGTTTCTAAAGGATTTTCGTCTGTACTTTACGGACCAAATTCGCTTGGAGGCGCGATCAATCTTGTTTCTAGAAAACCTTCTAAAAAATTAGAATATGATGCCGCTTTAGGAATGATTAATGAAAACGGATATCGAGGAAATGTAAATATCGGTTCGAAAATAGGTAAATTCTATTTTCAAGGCGGGTTTTCTTATTTAGACCGTGATTCTTTTAGAATGTCTTCTAGTTTTGTTCCGACAGCCAATGAGAATGGCGGACAAAGAGACAATTCGTATCGAACAGACCAAAAAATCAGCTTTAAAGTTGGATGGACTCCAACTGAAAAAAGCGAATATGCAATTGGCTACATCAATCAGCAGGGCGAAAAAGGAAATCCTGTTTATACGGGATACGACACGCAAAATTCGCTTTTGCTAAAACCTCGCTATTGGCAATGGCCAAACTGGGATAAAGAAAGTTTTTATTTTATTTCTAATTCTGCTTTTGATGATAAAAACAGTTTCAAAACAAGATTGTATTTTGACCGATTTAAAAACACACTCGATAGTTACGACGATTCTTCTTATTCGACACAAACAAAACCGTATGCTTTTGAAAGCATTTACAACGATTATACCTTTGGAGGAAATCTGGAATACAACACTAAAATAATTCCAAAAAACGATTTAAAATTTGCCTTTCAATTTAAAGAAGATGTGCATCGCGAGAACAATCTTGGTGAACCTGTTCGCCATTTTATAGACAATACGGTTTTAATTGGAATTGAAGATGTTTACAAAGTCAATTCAAAATTCACTGTAATTCCTGGCGTTAGTTACAACATTCGAAAAAACTTGGAAGCTGAGGATTACAACAGCACAACAAAAACAATTTCAGATTTTCCAGATGCTGGGGCAAGTGATGCTTTTAATGCGCAAGTTGGACTTTTCTATCAGTTAAATAATCAGCAAAAACTGGGCGCAACCATTTCTCAGAAAACCAGATTTGCAACTATAAAAGACCGATATTCTTATAGAATGGGAACAGCAATTCCGAATCCAGATTTAAAACCCGAAAAAGCAATTAATTATGAATTAAATTATACCACAAATCTTTTCGAGAAAATCACTTTTCAAACAGCGCTTTTCTACAGTTCACTTTCAGATGCAATCTTAAGCGTAAGCAATGTTGAACCAGGAAAATCGCAAATGCAGAATTTTGGCGAAGCTGATTATAAAGGGATAGAAGCGCAACTGAATTATGCAATTTTAGAAAACCTCTCATTAAATTTGAATTACACTTACATCGAAAGAAAAAACATCACCAATCCAAATATTCATTTTACAGATGTTCCAAACACAAAAGTAATGGGAACTTTAGAATATAGTCCAATCAAAATTCTTCGATTAATTGCCAATACCGAATTTAATTCGCCTCGTTTCAGTACAAGTTATGGCGCAAGAGTTCCAGATTATACGCTTCTCAATTTATATGTTTCTGGCAAAATATCTAAAAACTTCAGTCTTGATGCTGGTTTGAATAATATTTTCGATCGAAATTACAGTCTTGTTGAAGGATATCCAGAAGAAGGCCGTAACTTTTTTGTGACACTTCGTTTTTTCAATTAA
- a CDS encoding Plug domain-containing protein, protein MKPKLLSFLLFPLIGFAQQNNSKTTDSLKISNVFNLGEVIITNQQNKDTLNRVTSKTMESQNKMEVSKALNLLPGISLTASGPRNESMVSVRGFDLRQVPVYMDGIRFMFRMTVM, encoded by the coding sequence ATGAAACCAAAATTATTATCCTTTCTGCTTTTTCCACTCATCGGATTTGCACAACAAAACAATTCGAAAACCACAGATTCTCTCAAAATTTCAAATGTCTTTAATCTTGGAGAAGTCATTATTACCAATCAACAAAACAAAGACACTTTGAACCGAGTGACTTCAAAAACAATGGAATCACAAAATAAAATGGAGGTTTCGAAAGCTTTGAATCTATTACCTGGAATAAGTTTAACTGCTTCTGGCCCAAGAAATGAATCGATGGTTTCTGTTCGCGGTTTCGACTTAAGACAGGTTCCGGTTTATATGGACGGAATTCGGTTTATGTTCCGTATGACGGTTATGTAG
- a CDS encoding winged helix-turn-helix domain-containing protein, translated as MNKDKKYSVEVRIWIEETEGAFLGIGKIWLLENIRKTGSITNAAKEMKMAYRQAWQLVEEMNQRAESPLVEKLLGGKGGGGAKLTEAGERAIEVFYDVENRIKEFAKKETQNLKF; from the coding sequence ATGAATAAGGATAAAAAATATTCTGTTGAAGTTCGTATTTGGATCGAAGAAACCGAAGGTGCGTTTTTAGGAATTGGTAAAATCTGGCTTTTAGAAAATATCCGAAAAACAGGATCAATTACAAATGCCGCGAAAGAAATGAAAATGGCATATAGGCAAGCTTGGCAATTGGTTGAAGAAATGAATCAGCGGGCAGAATCTCCATTGGTAGAAAAACTTCTTGGCGGAAAAGGAGGCGGCGGTGCAAAATTAACTGAAGCAGGAGAAAGAGCCATCGAAGTTTTTTATGACGTTGAAAATCGTATTAAAGAATTTGCCAAAAAAGAAACTCAAAATTTAAAATTTTAA
- a CDS encoding alpha/beta fold hydrolase, whose amino-acid sequence MKKYIILIIAFLFSALCLNVFGQTKQFPFEVLKKGSGDQSIIFIPGFASSGDVWNETRATFENEFTCYTLTMAGFAGRKPQPNASFENWKTGIANYIKDNQIEKPILIGHSMGGALALALAADYPDLISKIVVVDAVPCLAAINDPAFKSKINNDCSTSVNQMTGMTNDQFYDMQKKTMPSLLADTTKLDMVVDWSVKSDRTTFGQMYCDFFNIDLRERIAQIKCPALILLESYFINLKPAIEGQYRSLKTANFQYATTGLHFIMYDDTAWYLGQLSTFLKQ is encoded by the coding sequence ATGAAAAAGTATATCATCTTAATTATTGCATTTTTATTCTCGGCATTATGTTTAAATGTTTTCGGCCAAACCAAACAATTTCCGTTTGAAGTTTTAAAAAAGGGAAGCGGAGATCAATCTATTATATTTATTCCTGGCTTTGCATCTTCTGGAGATGTTTGGAATGAAACCAGAGCAACATTCGAAAATGAATTTACTTGTTATACACTCACAATGGCTGGTTTTGCAGGGAGAAAACCGCAGCCCAATGCCTCGTTTGAAAACTGGAAAACTGGAATTGCCAATTATATAAAAGACAACCAAATTGAAAAGCCAATTTTAATCGGACATAGTATGGGTGGCGCTCTAGCACTTGCACTTGCTGCCGATTACCCGGATTTGATTAGCAAAATTGTGGTTGTAGATGCTGTTCCTTGTCTGGCCGCGATAAACGATCCTGCTTTCAAATCAAAAATAAATAACGATTGTTCTACGAGTGTAAACCAAATGACGGGAATGACCAATGATCAGTTTTATGATATGCAAAAAAAGACAATGCCAAGCCTTTTAGCTGATACTACTAAGCTTGATATGGTGGTGGATTGGAGTGTGAAATCAGATCGAACAACTTTTGGTCAAATGTATTGTGACTTTTTCAATATTGATTTAAGAGAAAGAATAGCACAGATTAAATGTCCAGCATTAATTTTGTTAGAATCTTATTTTATAAATTTAAAACCAGCGATTGAAGGTCAGTATCGAAGTTTAAAAACGGCTAATTTTCAATATGCCACAACGGGTCTTCATTTTATTATGTACGATGACACGGCTTGGTATTTAGGGCAGTTAAGTACTTTTTTAAAACAGTAA
- a CDS encoding RNA polymerase sigma factor: MEFEQIYNTYWDRIFRLCMGFVNDYDGAQDLTQETFIIVWQKLETFRNESTIGTWIFRIASNNCLRQIEKQKRFPKSELPIHLSEEKQHSIEPQIQFLYKCIAELPETDRIIISLELEDIKQTEIAKIVGLSEANVRVKIHRIKEKLTQKFKENEQR, encoded by the coding sequence ATGGAATTTGAACAAATCTACAATACATATTGGGATCGAATTTTTAGACTATGCATGGGTTTCGTAAACGATTACGATGGCGCCCAAGATTTGACTCAGGAGACGTTTATAATTGTTTGGCAAAAACTGGAAACTTTTAGAAATGAATCAACAATCGGAACTTGGATTTTTAGAATTGCTTCTAATAATTGCCTCAGACAAATAGAGAAGCAAAAGCGTTTCCCGAAATCAGAACTTCCGATTCATCTTTCAGAAGAGAAACAACATTCAATCGAGCCACAGATTCAATTTTTGTATAAATGTATCGCCGAGCTTCCAGAAACCGATCGTATCATCATTTCGTTAGAGTTAGAAGATATCAAACAAACGGAAATTGCTAAAATCGTCGGACTTTCTGAAGCCAATGTTAGAGTGAAAATTCACAGAATAAAAGAAAAACTGACTCAAAAATTTAAAGAAAATGAACAACGATAG
- a CDS encoding MmpS family transport accessory protein — protein sequence MKSILKTLAIVMTLAFTAVSCGDDNDDNGKNNSRDVKYEITGNYTGTASVTYFEKGGNGLNEDLTTLPWTKEFTAEEKSIGASLSASGYGGVAGQTLTGKIYIGGKLENELTATANSEGIIVLPLTPYVFGQ from the coding sequence ATGAAATCAATTTTGAAAACCTTAGCAATTGTAATGACTCTTGCTTTTACAGCGGTTTCTTGCGGCGACGATAATGATGATAATGGCAAAAACAACTCAAGAGACGTTAAATACGAAATAACTGGAAATTATACAGGAACAGCATCTGTTACATATTTTGAAAAAGGCGGTAATGGATTGAATGAAGATCTTACTACACTACCATGGACTAAAGAATTCACTGCAGAAGAAAAATCTATAGGAGCTTCTTTAAGCGCTAGCGGATACGGTGGTGTTGCTGGACAAACATTAACTGGAAAAATTTATATTGGAGGAAAATTAGAGAATGAATTAACTGCGACAGCAAATAGTGAGGGAATAATCGTATTACCTCTTACACCGTACGTTTTTGGACAATAA
- a CDS encoding tetratricopeptide repeat-containing sensor histidine kinase, producing MKKLYAILFFLFFTVISHSQVILSLDDDTVYIDSIVKITKNTKSDSVKSLNSFRLSKLFLMAQDAKKSKEYLEQANKLKVKYPFLKDASIFYNASGFIEKGDLEGFEKALLEANDKLKKYRNKEAYKLRAIILQNYGIMRQRKNNENAYMKLLINEAIPIAKKSGDYELISALNKAVAIIFMNNDEREKATEYLDQAQKYIESATIKSATLAESKMETYIINAENLVELKHFYDAKEILDKAYSTLEKYPASNLNDSYFYSEGLYYAKQNKHDEALVSFNKGIKSAESHQNAIAVNRLKFAEYEVLFKQKNYDKAKSNLEYLIEKTPFIVDKKNYYKELSKVYNATKEYPKAYFYSNKYNVINDSLNDAKLKSEIVELEAKYKKAESEKKIGLLQSENEKAVLQVNNNRLNMMLFAVLSFVLFLTVLFLWSWNNYQKKISFQKEVNHKQELEALENQQKLSISNALIEGEEIERKRIARDLHDGLGSMLSGLKIHLNLAERENNENAPNINGMLNDSIKELRNISQNLMPESLMKLGLEHALRDLCASHSTPETTIEFQYLIKKTTLPQHFKIMIFRIIQELLNNSLKYAKASQILVSCSQNKDVFFITVEDNGIGFNVDHAEKRDGMGLRNIKNRVAFLNGKLEIDSVLGKGTSTYIELKYNPNHDYEA from the coding sequence ATGAAGAAACTCTACGCCATTTTGTTTTTTTTGTTTTTCACTGTAATTTCTCATTCACAAGTAATTCTTTCATTAGATGATGATACTGTTTATATTGACAGTATTGTTAAGATCACAAAAAACACAAAATCAGACAGTGTCAAAAGTTTAAATAGTTTTAGATTATCAAAACTATTTTTGATGGCACAGGATGCTAAAAAATCGAAAGAATATCTTGAACAGGCGAATAAATTAAAAGTTAAATATCCTTTTTTAAAAGATGCTTCGATTTTTTATAATGCTTCCGGTTTTATAGAAAAAGGCGATTTGGAAGGTTTTGAAAAAGCATTGCTTGAAGCAAACGATAAACTCAAAAAATATCGTAATAAAGAAGCTTATAAGCTTCGCGCCATTATACTTCAGAATTATGGCATTATGCGACAACGAAAAAATAATGAGAATGCTTATATGAAGTTGCTTATAAATGAAGCTATTCCGATTGCTAAAAAAAGTGGCGATTACGAATTAATCAGTGCTTTAAATAAAGCTGTTGCCATTATTTTTATGAATAATGATGAGCGTGAAAAAGCGACTGAATATCTAGATCAAGCACAAAAGTATATTGAAAGCGCCACTATAAAATCTGCAACTTTAGCAGAGTCTAAGATGGAAACGTATATTATAAATGCTGAAAATCTAGTTGAACTGAAGCATTTTTACGACGCTAAAGAAATTTTGGATAAAGCTTATTCGACTTTAGAAAAATATCCCGCATCTAACTTAAATGATTCTTATTTTTATTCGGAAGGACTTTACTATGCCAAACAAAATAAACACGATGAAGCATTGGTAAGTTTTAATAAAGGAATTAAATCGGCAGAAAGTCATCAGAATGCTATTGCAGTAAACAGATTGAAATTTGCAGAATATGAAGTGCTTTTTAAACAGAAAAACTATGACAAAGCAAAAAGTAATTTAGAATATCTGATAGAAAAAACACCTTTTATTGTAGACAAAAAGAATTATTACAAAGAACTGTCTAAAGTTTACAACGCGACAAAAGAATATCCGAAAGCTTATTTTTATTCAAACAAATACAATGTTATAAACGACAGTTTAAACGATGCCAAGCTTAAAAGCGAAATTGTAGAACTTGAAGCGAAATACAAAAAAGCAGAAAGCGAAAAGAAAATTGGTCTGCTGCAATCTGAGAATGAAAAAGCGGTTTTGCAGGTGAATAATAATCGTTTGAATATGATGCTTTTTGCGGTGCTTTCGTTTGTATTGTTTTTGACGGTTTTGTTTTTGTGGAGTTGGAATAATTATCAGAAAAAGATAAGTTTTCAAAAAGAGGTAAACCACAAACAGGAACTCGAAGCATTAGAGAATCAGCAGAAATTATCTATTTCAAATGCTTTAATTGAAGGAGAAGAAATTGAACGCAAAAGAATCGCGAGAGATTTGCATGATGGACTTGGAAGTATGCTTTCTGGCCTTAAAATCCATTTGAATCTTGCAGAACGAGAAAACAATGAAAATGCTCCAAATATAAACGGAATGTTGAACGATTCGATAAAAGAGCTTCGTAATATTTCTCAAAATCTGATGCCTGAAAGTTTGATGAAATTAGGACTTGAACATGCGTTAAGAGATTTGTGCGCTTCGCATTCGACACCAGAAACAACTATCGAATTTCAGTATTTGATTAAGAAAACAACCTTGCCTCAGCATTTTAAAATAATGATTTTCAGGATTATTCAGGAACTTTTAAATAATTCTTTAAAATATGCAAAAGCCTCCCAAATTCTGGTTTCCTGTTCGCAGAATAAAGATGTGTTTTTTATTACAGTAGAAGATAACGGAATTGGTTTTAATGTTGATCATGCAGAAAAAAGAGATGGAATGGGCTTGCGAAATATTAAAAACCGCGTGGCTTTTTTAAACGGAAAATTAGAAATTGATTCTGTTCTTGGAAAAGGAACTTCAACTTATATCGAATTAAAATATAACCCAAATCATGATTATGAAGCATAA
- a CDS encoding response regulator, producing MKHKTVIVDDHPIVISGIAGLLSDLDNIEIVEKFESGIALLDYIEDNNVDLILMDIFLPVINGVDLCKTIKQKYPKIVIIGMSSQSERSLVMQFIQNGGNGYILKNASFDEFKECIYKAIDGEIVFSEEVKTIISQPLSEDLERIRV from the coding sequence ATGAAGCATAAAACGGTAATAGTAGACGATCATCCGATTGTGATTTCTGGAATTGCAGGCCTGTTGTCGGATCTAGATAATATAGAAATTGTAGAAAAATTCGAATCGGGAATTGCGCTTTTAGATTATATCGAAGACAATAATGTAGATTTGATTTTAATGGATATTTTTCTGCCTGTTATAAATGGAGTCGATTTATGTAAAACAATCAAACAAAAATATCCTAAAATTGTAATTATAGGTATGAGTAGCCAATCTGAAAGAAGTTTGGTGATGCAGTTTATTCAGAATGGCGGAAATGGATATATTCTTAAAAATGCTTCTTTTGATGAGTTTAAAGAATGTATTTACAAAGCAATTGATGGTGAAATTGTTTTTAGCGAAGAAGTAAAAACGATAATTAGTCAGCCTTTGTCTGAAGATTTAGAAAGAATTCGGGTTTAA
- a CDS encoding response regulator transcription factor, whose translation MLSQGKSTQEIADDLFLSFLTVQTHRRNILQKYKMKNVAELIAFLLKNNMLN comes from the coding sequence TTGCTTTCTCAAGGAAAATCGACTCAAGAAATAGCCGATGATTTGTTTTTAAGTTTCTTAACCGTTCAAACGCATCGTAGAAATATCCTTCAGAAGTATAAAATGAAAAATGTGGCAGAATTAATTGCTTTTCTGCTCAAAAACAACATGCTGAATTAA
- a CDS encoding zinc metallopeptidase: protein MGSGYLIIAGAIMLFSWLVSSQLKSKFELYSKLQLRNGMSGREIAEKMLADNGITDVRVISVPGQLTDHYNPSDKTVNLSEAVYNHRNAAAAAVAAHECGHAVQHAIGYEWLTMRSKLVPIVSVASNFVQWILIAGILMIKVFPGLLLVGIIIFAATTLFSIVTLPVEYDASNRALAWLENKHMLTQEEQAGAKDALKWATRTYVVAAIGSIATLLYYISIYSGSRRN, encoded by the coding sequence ATGGGATCAGGATATTTAATTATTGCTGGAGCTATAATGTTGTTCAGCTGGCTGGTAAGTTCGCAGCTGAAGAGCAAATTTGAATTGTATTCGAAGTTGCAATTAAGAAACGGAATGAGCGGACGCGAAATCGCTGAAAAAATGCTTGCCGATAACGGAATTACAGATGTTCGCGTTATCTCAGTTCCAGGTCAGTTAACAGATCATTATAATCCATCAGATAAAACAGTAAATTTAAGTGAAGCTGTATATAACCATCGAAATGCCGCCGCAGCAGCCGTTGCAGCGCACGAATGTGGTCACGCTGTGCAACACGCAATTGGTTACGAATGGTTAACAATGCGTTCTAAATTAGTGCCAATTGTAAGTGTAGCTTCAAACTTCGTACAGTGGATTTTGATAGCAGGAATTCTTATGATTAAAGTTTTTCCGGGACTATTATTAGTTGGAATTATCATCTTTGCGGCAACGACTTTGTTCTCAATTGTTACACTTCCTGTAGAGTATGATGCAAGTAATCGCGCTTTGGCTTGGTTAGAAAATAAACACATGCTAACACAAGAAGAACAGGCAGGAGCAAAAGATGCTTTAAAATGGGCGACAAGAACTTATGTAGTAGCGGCAATTGGTTCTATTGCAACGTTGCTATACTATATATCAATTTACTCTGGAAGCAGAAGGAATTAA
- a CDS encoding Lrp/AsnC family transcriptional regulator yields MKINSLLIEIDGIDKEILRYLMDDARKPILQIANKIGISGAAIHQRLKKLEQSGVISGSKFTVNPKVLGYNTMAFVGVYLDKASRNSEAVKELRKIPEVLECHYTTGNWSVLIKIICRDNEHLMQLLNNKIQAIEGVSRTETFISLDQQIDRQIQL; encoded by the coding sequence ATGAAAATCAACTCCCTTTTAATTGAAATTGACGGAATCGACAAAGAAATTCTTCGCTATCTAATGGACGATGCCCGCAAACCAATCTTGCAAATAGCTAATAAAATAGGGATTTCTGGAGCGGCAATTCACCAAAGATTAAAAAAACTAGAACAATCTGGAGTTATTTCTGGTTCTAAGTTTACCGTTAATCCAAAAGTTTTAGGCTATAACACTATGGCTTTTGTTGGAGTTTATCTAGACAAAGCGTCTAGAAACTCAGAAGCAGTAAAAGAACTTAGAAAAATACCCGAAGTTTTAGAATGTCATTACACTACAGGAAACTGGTCAGTTTTAATTAAAATCATCTGTCGTGACAACGAACATTTGATGCAACTTTTAAATAACAAAATCCAAGCTATCGAAGGGGTTTCTAGAACAGAAACTTTTATTTCTTTAGATCAGCAAATTGATAGACAGATACAGCTTTAG
- a CDS encoding uroporphyrinogen-III synthase — protein sequence MKVKTILVSQPEPKVENSPYFELQQKHKIKIDFRPFIHVEGVSAKEIRLQKIDLNHYTAIILTSRNAVDHFFRVADEMRYKVPEGLKYFCQSEAVAFYLQKYVVYRKRKIYVGAKDFADLSPLIKKYKDEKFLLPASDQLNADAPVTLNSLKVDWAQAIFYRTVMSDLSDLADVYYDVLAFFSPTGIKSLFKNFPDFKQNNTRIAVFGSTTQKEALDHGLRIDILAPTPETPSMTMALEKYVAEANKGK from the coding sequence ATGAAAGTGAAAACAATTTTGGTGTCACAGCCTGAACCTAAAGTGGAGAATTCTCCTTACTTTGAGCTCCAACAAAAACACAAAATAAAAATTGATTTCAGACCATTTATTCATGTAGAAGGGGTTAGCGCAAAAGAGATTCGATTACAAAAAATCGATCTTAATCATTACACTGCGATCATTTTAACAAGTCGAAATGCTGTAGATCATTTTTTTAGAGTTGCTGATGAAATGCGTTACAAAGTGCCAGAAGGTTTGAAATATTTTTGTCAATCTGAGGCTGTTGCGTTTTACCTTCAAAAGTATGTCGTGTACAGAAAACGTAAGATTTACGTTGGAGCAAAAGATTTTGCAGATTTATCTCCGCTAATTAAGAAGTACAAAGACGAGAAATTTTTACTTCCTGCATCTGACCAATTAAATGCAGATGCTCCTGTTACATTAAACAGTTTAAAAGTAGATTGGGCACAAGCTATTTTCTACAGAACTGTAATGAGTGATTTATCTGATTTAGCTGATGTTTATTATGACGTTTTAGCTTTTTTCAGCCCAACAGGAATCAAATCATTGTTTAAGAATTTCCCAGATTTTAAACAAAACAACACCAGAATTGCCGTATTCGGAAGCACAACGCAAAAAGAAGCTTTAGATCATGGTTTAAGAATTGATATTCTTGCTCCAACTCCTGAAACTCCTTCTATGACAATGGCTCTAGAAAAATACGTAGCAGAAGCCAACAAAGGAAAATAA
- a CDS encoding DUF4271 domain-containing protein translates to MIEQLHPRIIENKDWATLLFVVTFAVVAMTKSAYETRFSEFSKLIFSDKYAKIYRDNSHMKNSFTVGLFFVQIVSFAFFILLTMNIFGYASKTDWVLFIQIATFLLYFILGKYLIEKIVATSFNIDDFVELFNLQKVTYRTYIGVLILPINAVLFYYNNIPQIIPLAIIGISLCISVYSYFISIKTYQNVIIGKLFYFILYLCALEIAPYYFLYYWITKGSA, encoded by the coding sequence ATGATTGAACAACTTCATCCTCGAATAATCGAAAACAAGGACTGGGCAACACTTTTATTTGTGGTGACCTTTGCCGTTGTTGCCATGACAAAATCTGCTTACGAAACAAGATTTAGTGAATTTAGTAAACTTATTTTTTCTGATAAATATGCTAAAATTTATCGAGACAACAGCCACATGAAAAACAGCTTTACAGTTGGTTTATTTTTTGTGCAAATTGTATCCTTTGCCTTTTTTATTCTGCTTACGATGAATATTTTTGGTTATGCATCAAAAACCGATTGGGTTCTGTTTATTCAGATTGCCACTTTCCTTCTTTATTTCATTTTAGGGAAGTATTTAATTGAAAAAATTGTAGCAACTTCATTCAATATTGACGATTTTGTAGAACTATTTAACCTACAAAAAGTAACTTACAGAACGTATATTGGTGTTTTAATCCTTCCAATCAATGCTGTTTTGTTTTATTACAACAATATTCCGCAGATTATTCCGCTAGCAATCATAGGTATTTCGCTGTGTATTAGCGTATACTCTTACTTTATTTCAATTAAAACATATCAAAACGTAATTATCGGTAAGTTATTTTATTTTATTTTGTATCTTTGCGCTCTTGAAATAGCCCCTTATTATTTTCTTTATTATTGGATTACAAAAGGGAGTGCTTAG